In Nitrospiria bacterium, one genomic interval encodes:
- a CDS encoding P-loop NTPase, giving the protein MAPQKDLKSILSKLQYPDDAQVMKQIVDQTIQVKTRMGRIRQKIVVMSGKGGVGKSMTTINLALAFARQGLRVGILDVDLNGPCIPLMLGMKGQQFEFTKEGAIPPVGPLGIKVASMEFFLKPDSPVRWKGSMELSPVWLGMMEMSVIREFLGDIVWGELDLLLADLPPGAAADKPPAIIGFIPELDGAVVVTTPSEVSADVVKKSLVYARDVGFHVLGVVENMSGFLCPECKTESPLFEGNIEELCKKTGVTLLGKIPFNQKLAAACDKGVPLQDESEPIVQRFQNITRKISDQLNIQVKASSKAISASPPL; this is encoded by the coding sequence ATGGCTCCTCAAAAAGATCTAAAATCCATTTTGAGCAAATTGCAGTACCCCGATGACGCCCAGGTTATGAAGCAGATCGTGGATCAAACCATTCAGGTTAAAACCCGGATGGGGAGAATCCGCCAAAAAATCGTGGTGATGAGCGGAAAAGGCGGGGTGGGGAAAAGCATGACCACCATTAATCTCGCCTTGGCATTTGCCCGTCAGGGTCTCCGGGTTGGGATTTTGGATGTGGACCTGAATGGGCCCTGTATACCATTAATGCTTGGGATGAAGGGGCAGCAGTTTGAGTTTACGAAAGAGGGTGCGATTCCTCCAGTGGGTCCATTGGGTATTAAGGTAGCCTCCATGGAGTTTTTTTTAAAACCCGACAGTCCGGTTCGTTGGAAAGGTTCAATGGAGCTCTCACCCGTATGGCTGGGGATGATGGAAATGAGTGTGATTCGGGAGTTTTTGGGAGATATCGTCTGGGGAGAATTGGATCTTCTCCTGGCGGACCTTCCTCCCGGAGCGGCCGCCGATAAACCGCCCGCCATCATTGGGTTTATCCCTGAATTGGATGGTGCGGTTGTGGTGACTACCCCTTCAGAGGTTTCAGCCGATGTGGTAAAAAAATCTTTGGTTTATGCGCGGGATGTGGGTTTTCATGTTCTAGGGGTGGTTGAAAATATGAGCGGTTTTTTATGCCCGGAATGTAAAACCGAAAGCCCTTTGTTTGAGGGAAATATCGAGGAGTTATGCAAGAAGACGGGTGTGACCTTACTGGGGAAAATCCCTTTTAACCAGAAGTTGGCGGCGGCATGTGATAAAGGCGTTCCCCTTCAGGATGAATCGGAGCCCATTGTTCAACGATTCCAAAACATCACACGAAAAATTTCGGATCAACTCAATATTCAGGTAAAGGCCTCTTCAAAAGCAATTTCCGCATCTCCTCCCCTTTAA
- a CDS encoding PCP reductase family protein produces MKFVCMKCESFMLFQKVEKPGEDSLGVMFECPKCGGRFSMVTNPGETQLVNALGVKIGGRTDTPAPFELTRGTLKESVSAQPQPAEAAKSEAGSCPFSSMLAGMGSGEAQKPLNWTSEALDRMEKIPDFIRPMVKSGVEAYARNKGFQVVTPAVIEESKGDNGGMNWSPGAQQRLNNIPEFIRPMAKLEIERLAREKGVETVDEVIMDESKGKFGQFMTM; encoded by the coding sequence ATGAAATTTGTTTGTATGAAATGTGAATCCTTCATGTTATTTCAAAAGGTCGAAAAACCAGGAGAGGACTCCCTCGGGGTCATGTTTGAATGTCCAAAGTGCGGGGGCCGGTTTTCCATGGTAACCAATCCGGGGGAAACGCAATTGGTGAACGCCCTTGGAGTGAAAATCGGCGGACGAACGGATACCCCAGCGCCTTTTGAATTGACCCGGGGAACTTTGAAAGAATCCGTTTCCGCTCAGCCACAACCGGCGGAAGCCGCAAAATCTGAAGCAGGCAGTTGTCCTTTTTCCTCCATGTTGGCGGGGATGGGAAGCGGGGAGGCTCAAAAACCTCTGAACTGGACATCGGAAGCATTGGATCGTATGGAGAAAATTCCGGATTTTATCCGGCCCATGGTGAAAAGCGGGGTTGAGGCCTATGCAAGAAATAAAGGGTTTCAGGTGGTCACACCGGCGGTCATTGAGGAATCCAAAGGTGACAACGGCGGAATGAATTGGTCCCCGGGAGCACAGCAAAGGCTTAACAATATTCCAGAATTTATACGTCCCATGGCCAAACTGGAGATTGAACGCTTGGCCCGGGAAAAAGGTGTTGAGACGGTTGATGAGGTCATCATGGATGAGTCCAAAGGAAAATTCGGTCAATTTATGACGATGTAA
- a CDS encoding iron-containing redox enzyme family protein: MNAQEFIVRLQKEVEAHEAVHHPFLKRFSKEPLSLDQLQRFGLQHYQLVRIFVNYMTNLLPRIPDPDAGVLLRSVFDDEFGQHTIFRSHPALYRKFLKSLGLEEEAFGRTQLLPEVSSFIQMHMDVTRDEDFRTGLGAIGPGHEFSIPIMFGYLVKGFKNAKIMNEDMEYFTMHIVEDKEHAEVFNTLILRHVQTTEGQEKVREGVMRSLEARKIFWDGLDRVVFEKMAC, encoded by the coding sequence ATGAACGCCCAGGAATTTATTGTTCGGTTGCAGAAGGAGGTGGAGGCTCATGAAGCCGTTCATCATCCTTTCTTAAAACGGTTTTCCAAAGAACCACTGTCTTTAGATCAGCTTCAACGGTTCGGTTTACAGCATTACCAGTTGGTCAGGATTTTTGTGAACTACATGACCAACCTTCTTCCCCGCATTCCAGACCCCGATGCTGGTGTTCTGCTCCGTTCCGTATTTGATGACGAATTCGGCCAGCATACGATCTTTCGAAGCCACCCCGCGCTCTACCGGAAGTTTTTAAAATCGTTGGGTTTAGAGGAAGAAGCCTTTGGCCGAACCCAACTGTTGCCGGAGGTATCCTCTTTTATTCAAATGCATATGGATGTAACCCGCGATGAGGACTTTCGGACCGGATTAGGGGCCATCGGGCCGGGTCATGAATTCTCGATTCCGATCATGTTTGGTTACCTGGTCAAAGGGTTTAAGAACGCCAAGATTATGAATGAGGACATGGAATATTTCACCATGCATATCGTGGAAGACAAAGAGCACGCGGAAGTTTTTAATACCCTGATTCTCCGTCATGTCCAAACCACGGAGGGACAGGAAAAAGTTCGAGAAGGTGTCATGCGTTCCTTGGAAGCAAGGAAAATCTTTTGGGACGGCCTCGACCGGGTCGTCTTTGAAAAAATGGCTTGTTAG
- a CDS encoding sulfurtransferase TusA family protein, with product MTSTDELKPDKTLDCKGLSCPIPIVKTKLAVDSLQPGQILEMIATDKGSKPDMAAFIEETGNRLISSKEENGVFFYYIRKED from the coding sequence ATGACCTCTACGGATGAACTAAAACCCGATAAAACCCTGGACTGCAAAGGGCTTTCCTGTCCCATTCCCATCGTGAAGACCAAGTTGGCGGTAGATTCCCTTCAACCAGGTCAAATCCTTGAAATGATTGCAACGGATAAAGGATCCAAACCCGATATGGCCGCTTTTATAGAAGAAACCGGAAACAGATTAATTTCATCCAAAGAGGAAAACGGGGTTTTTTTCTATTACATCAGGAAAGAAGACTAA